A single window of Oceanococcus atlanticus DNA harbors:
- the rpsS gene encoding 30S ribosomal protein S19, producing the protein MPRSIRKGPFVDLHLAKKVAEAADARVKRPIKTWSRRSMVTPDMVGLTISVHNGRQHTPVYVSEQMVGHKLGEFAPTRTFKGHSGDRKS; encoded by the coding sequence ATGCCCCGTTCGATTCGTAAGGGTCCGTTTGTTGACCTGCACCTGGCAAAGAAAGTGGCGGAAGCCGCTGATGCCCGGGTTAAGCGCCCGATCAAAACTTGGTCGCGCCGTTCCATGGTGACGCCGGATATGGTCGGTCTGACTATTTCCGTGCACAACGGTCGCCAGCACACGCCGGTGTATGTGTCCGAACAGATGGTCGGTCACAAGCTGGGTGAATTTGCACCGACGAGGACCTTTAAAGGTCACTCGGGTGATCGCAAGTCCTAA
- the rplB gene encoding 50S ribosomal protein L2: MATQKAKPTSAGRRHVVRVVGQDLYKGRPHQALVEKKSKTGGRNNAGRITTRHRGGGHKQRYRVIDFKRNKDAVAAVVERIEYDPNRTAHIALLKYADGERRYIIAPKGVKAGDAIRSGSSAPIKPGNCMPLANIPLGSVVHCIELRPGKGAQLARSAGAAVQLVARDGGHATLRLRSGEMRKVPVECRAVIGECSNGEHSLQSLGKAGAKRWRGVRPTVRGVAMNPVDHPHGGGEGRTSGGRHPVSPWAMPTKGYRTRKNKRTDNMIVRDRRRK, from the coding sequence ATGGCCACTCAAAAAGCCAAACCGACTTCAGCAGGGCGGCGTCACGTCGTTCGCGTGGTTGGCCAGGACCTGTACAAGGGCCGGCCGCACCAGGCATTGGTCGAGAAAAAGTCGAAAACTGGCGGTCGTAACAACGCTGGCCGTATCACCACCCGGCATCGTGGTGGTGGTCACAAGCAGCGTTATCGTGTGATCGATTTCAAGCGTAACAAGGACGCGGTTGCGGCCGTTGTCGAGCGTATTGAATACGATCCGAACCGTACTGCCCACATCGCACTGCTGAAGTATGCCGACGGTGAGCGTCGTTACATCATCGCGCCCAAGGGCGTGAAGGCTGGTGACGCGATTCGTTCCGGTTCCAGCGCGCCGATTAAGCCCGGCAACTGCATGCCGCTGGCCAACATCCCGCTGGGTAGCGTGGTGCATTGCATCGAGCTGCGCCCGGGCAAGGGTGCGCAGTTGGCGCGTAGCGCTGGTGCCGCGGTTCAGTTGGTTGCGCGCGACGGTGGTCATGCCACCCTGCGTTTGCGCTCCGGTGAAATGCGCAAGGTGCCGGTTGAGTGCCGTGCGGTGATCGGTGAGTGCAGCAACGGCGAGCACAGTTTGCAGTCGTTGGGTAAAGCGGGTGCCAAGCGTTGGCGTGGTGTTCGCCCGACCGTTCGCGGTGTGGCGATGAACCCGGTTGACCATCCGCATGGTGGTGGTGAGGGTCGTACCTCCGGTGGCCGTCATCCGGTCAGCCCGTGGGCGATGCCGACCAAAGGCTATCGCACCCGTAAGAACAAGCGCACCGACAACATGATCGTTCGCGATCGTCGTCGTAAGTAA
- the rplW gene encoding 50S ribosomal protein L23, with the protein MNAAQSAQERAFQVLLAPLVTEKSSRVAEEGNVVVFEVARDASKPEIRRAVEGLFDVKVAAVTTVNVKGKSKRFGRSFGRRSDWKKAYVKLAEGQEIDFTSGVK; encoded by the coding sequence ATGAATGCTGCGCAGTCTGCACAAGAACGTGCCTTCCAGGTTCTCCTCGCGCCGCTGGTGACTGAAAAGTCCTCGCGCGTTGCTGAAGAGGGCAATGTTGTGGTGTTCGAGGTTGCTCGTGATGCGAGCAAGCCGGAAATTCGCCGCGCGGTTGAAGGTCTCTTTGACGTTAAGGTCGCTGCCGTGACCACGGTTAATGTCAAGGGCAAAAGCAAGCGTTTCGGGCGTAGCTTCGGTCGTCGCTCGGACTGGAAAAAAGCTTACGTGAAGCTGGCCGAGGGCCAGGAAATCGACTTCACGTCTGGCGTCAAGTAA
- the rplD gene encoding 50S ribosomal protein L4 produces MQLNLHIGDGSVEVGDKVFGADFNQDLIHQLVTAYQAGGRAGTKAGKNRAAVSGGGRKPWRQKGTGRARAGTIRSPIWVGGGQAFALHPRDFSQKINKKQWRAGLRSILSELNRQERLRVVKEINLPDHRTKSVLAWLSGVAEGRVLVVDTEMGAELQRGASNLWNVELCEAARLNPAALVGADYVVLTARAAEALSETLS; encoded by the coding sequence ATGCAGTTGAATCTTCATATCGGTGACGGATCGGTCGAGGTCGGCGACAAAGTGTTTGGCGCGGATTTCAACCAGGATCTCATTCATCAGCTGGTCACGGCCTATCAGGCTGGTGGTCGCGCTGGAACCAAGGCTGGCAAAAACCGCGCTGCAGTAAGTGGTGGCGGTCGTAAGCCGTGGCGTCAGAAAGGTACCGGCCGTGCCCGTGCAGGTACCATCCGCTCGCCCATCTGGGTTGGCGGTGGTCAAGCCTTTGCTCTGCATCCGCGTGATTTTTCTCAGAAAATCAACAAGAAGCAGTGGCGCGCCGGCTTGCGTTCAATTCTGTCTGAATTGAACCGTCAGGAGCGTCTGCGTGTGGTCAAGGAGATCAATCTGCCTGACCATCGGACCAAGAGCGTGCTGGCCTGGCTGTCTGGTGTTGCCGAAGGTCGCGTGCTGGTTGTGGATACCGAGATGGGTGCCGAGCTTCAGCGCGGTGCGTCCAATCTGTGGAATGTTGAACTGTGCGAAGCGGCGCGTTTGAATCCGGCCGCGTTGGTTGGCGCCGATTACGTGGTGCTGACGGCGCGTGCGGCTGAAGCTCTGTCGGAGACGTTGTCATGA